DNA from Podospora pseudopauciseta strain CBS 411.78 chromosome 5 map unlocalized CBS411.78m_5, whole genome shotgun sequence:
AGAGCAGGTGTTGAAGATTACGGGGGTGGTCAAGAAGCATAacattggggaggggggggggggtattATGATCAGCTGAGTAATGCTGTGGATTTTGTGGGGAGTTGCTCGGTGATGTAAATGTGAACGATGGATTGAGAGGATGGGGCACacgctctttttttttttttttttttttttggaaggggagctgggggagggggttgaaaGGGGCGCAGCAAGTACATATACATATGATTCTTGAGGTTTGATAGAGAGGATCAGCGATACCTTTTACATTTTATTTTGGTAACATAGCGCGTTTGGTAAGTAAGGGAGTATATATAATGAGGGATGAGTAAATGAGATATACGAAATTGGGAAAGTTTCTGGATCGTTCTTGTTGGGTGTATCATGATGACTGGGGATACTTGACACCCCGACTCTTTGAGGTACCTTACCAGAGCCTCGGACAGGTGATATCATGTTTGGGTGCCCGGCTGGACGGGATCATGCCCATTCCCACAGggaacggtggtggtgcagctAGGGGCAGTGGTGAAGACGGCGTGAAACTCTTATCTACTTAACAACGGCTGCCTTGTAGACGGTGGTAAACCAAGTCCAGATATCAATGCATCTCTTGGGGAAGCGCCCTGAGAGTGAGTGCCCTAGTCCCTGAGCTGCAGGAGGGTGGTGTCCGCTGCTGCACAGCCAATAccccactcccaccaccccggcTTCGCCCAAGATTGGACCCCGCTTCATCATCCCATTCGTCCACCCACCGTGGACCTCTGCCTTGTGAATTGCTGTCCAACAATCCCGAAGCGCTTCTGCCCATCGCACATTCTAATAAACGAcaaagagagaggagaagcGGGACACAGCCGCGCTGCCGCCCTGGCCTGGCCTGGTCCTTCTtcctttctcttttctccaccccgtcgtcgtcgttgtcgcaaatcaccatctccacaGGTGCTCCTTTCCGACCTTGGATGCGCCGAGGATCTGATCAGGATCACAAGTGATCGATTACctgctacctacctacctacgccgcatcttttctctctctctctctttctctctctctctctctctctctcgtgtGCCATCGGCTTGTGACGACAACGAGGCTTCGAACGTCCACCGCTGATACCACCGTCGATTACCTACCTGCCGTCCTACCAAAAGTTAGCCACATAAATCTCTCCGCGCTGCTGTCTTTCGTTTGGTCCAGACGTGATTGGGTTCCTCGAACAAACCAGGCAACTTTTTTGACAACCTCTTTATTATACACATCATCTCTCGTgatctcttcttctgccaaAACTCTCTTTGCTCATATAGTGCGCCCACCTCTATATCTCGAAAGCGGGAGCGTATCTCCCCTACCCTCCGCTCCCCGAAGTGTGTTGggcaaaacaaaaccaacatCGATTTTACACTCCCAGAGTTTCTGTAGCTATAAAACGAAAAAGAGGAAGACAAAATGTACAACCCTCCCGGACAAAGGGACGCAACCCGCCCCTTCCACGtcccgccacctcctccgcccatgtcccctccaccgccaaccgTCGgaatcaacaaccccatgATGacaatcccccctcctccccctcgccatccaAACGCCCCCTCAACAGCCGGCaacgtcctcctccctcctcccccctcgggCCCCCCACCAAACAGCGGGTTTCCAAACAGTGCGATTGCCCCCCCGAGTGCGCTGGGATCAACCGCGCCGTGGCATGGGACATGGGGAAGGGCATACGACGGGAGAACAGCGTTCAAcatcccgcctcctccaccgggtggtggtgctggcggtggtggtgggggggggagtggtggtgtgctGAGGGCTTACGATCCAAAGTATCACGCTCAGGTTCTTGCGGCTGGGAATAACGGGGCGACGTACACtgtcccgcctcctccacctccgcaacagcaacagcaacagcaacagcaacagcaacagcaacagcaacaacaacagcaacagcaacaacaacaacaacaacaacaacaacaacaacaacaacaacaacagcaacagcaacagcagcagccgcagcagcagccgcagcaaCAAATTGATCAGATGGGGGCGCTGACAAGTGCGACGTATATTCCGCAGGGGGATACATATGGTGAAGGGGTGGGTATACCCGGGCTGGGGCTGGAGGATAGCGCTATAGGGTGGAACATGGGTGCATATTTGGAGTCTGCCACGGCGACGCCGCTGGATGAGAGCTCGGGGAGGGATAGGTTGTACGCGAATGCTATGGCGCAGCGGGGGTCGTCGACGACGAGCAATGCTACTGTCTCTTCGGTTTCTGTCCCGCCTGAGCTGGCGGCGCAGTGGCCGATGGAGAAGGTGCTGGGGTGGTTGCAGGCGAATAGCTTTTCGAATCACTGGCAGGAGACGTTCAAGTATCTTGGGCTGGACGGGGCGAGGtttttggagttggggagcagtcatggggggagggggaatttTGGGATGATGCATCAGCAGGTTTATCCGCGGTTGCTGGCGCTGAGCGGGCCAGAATGGAAccaggcgagggagagggaggaggggaagaggatgaggaggttggtgaggagtATTGTTACGGGGAGGccggtggaggtgaagggggggaggttaggcgggggacagcagcagtcgCAGCATGCGAGGCAGAATTCGACGAGCGCCCCGCCCGCGGTGACGGGGGGTCAGACGGGGAACAGGTCGGCCGAGAGCCCTAATGTGAgtgtggatgatgggttTTGGGATACGGGAGTGAcagatgctgatgatggtgacaaACAGACGCCCAATCCGATCAAGATCCCAGAGTTGGGGTTTAGCAGGAGGTTCTCCCAGTCTCGCGCCACGACGATGCCTACGCTCAGCAGCACCATGCCGACGGATCACAGAAACATGATGAAAGAAATCGACACCAGCCGCCGCCACAGCCCGACGTTGAGTGAGTCAGGCGAGGCGGGTGGCACATTCCGTGGTGGTTCGACCCCGTtgggcggaggcggcggcaacggcggcggcagggACAGCCCGAGTGCTGGAAGCCCGAATCCCGCCTCGGGTCTTTTCCCGTCCTCCACTGCCGGAAATCTCTCAGCGTCTCcacacagcagcaggttCGGCCACCGATCGCGAAACAGCACCGACTCTGTCTCGTCCAGTGCAGCAATCTACGGCAGCGGTGTACCTGCCGACGCGGCCGCCATGTTGAAGAGCGGCATGAATATCGCAGATGTGGTGAATGCTGCCCGGAATGCGAATGACAGGCGGCATGCCCAGGATGGGGGGAGGCCGTCTCCGCAGGAGTCTGGTGGCGGGGATAGGAGTGCGGGGGAGCCGCCTGGGAGCGCAAAGGGGAGTGGTTCGTTCTTGTCGATTTTCACGAGGAAGAAGCACGGGAGGAAggatgatgggtttgggggggatgaggattcGCCGACGAGTCCGGGGTTGAGTTTTAAGCCGCAGAGCTTGGGGGATAACAGGCCGGGGAGCAGTGCGGGCACGTACGGGCATCATCATGCGGGCAATGTGAGGGCGAATCGGGGCGGGCCGAGGGTGTTCATTCTTGCCACGGCTGATTGTTGGAATTATCGGATGCTGGATGTGACGGATATCGAGACGGCATCGGATTTGAGGCAGTTGATCTGCATCAACTTGGGGCTGCCCGAGAGCGAGGGGGCTCACCTCTACCCCACCGAGCTGGGCAGGTTTGAGCATGATGGGGAGGCTCTTGATGATTCGAAGCTGCTGGCCATCAAGGCGCAAAGGGCTGATGCGATTGGAACGCTGAAGCTGTTTGTCCGTGTGGGTGGACCGCCACAGATGCGCCAGACGGGAGCCCAGATCGCCATGGACGAGGAGACTTATGTCAAGCTCAACGGAAGGATGCGGTCTAGTTCGTCgccgccgagctcgaggcAGAACACGCTGACGGgcaaggagggagaggacaAGATGCTGACTGCAGAAGCGATCGAGTACCGGACCGAGCAGCTgaggaaacaaaaagagTATCTTGCCAAACGTAAGCAGGTCGCTGAAAACAATCACGTTGCTGACAGGAGCCCCTCGTCTTCCATTGTTGGCAGAACCGTCGATTTCGACCAGCCTCGGCACTCGCCCTTTGAGGACCGAAAGATGGACACTTTGCTGCCCCAGCGCAAGCCGCCGGCACCCCCTAGCGACCCCTCGGCCACGCTGATCAAGGCGAACTCGTTGAAGAAGACGGGCCACGGCCTGCGCCTGTCGGGCGACAGCGGGTACCACCCCAAGCGGAAGACGTCGTCTGACTTGCGCAGCAGCGGCGACGTCGTGTTTGAGAAGCAGAAGCGATGGGGTCCCGTAGCCGACCCGTCGGCGGGCATCGGGGCGCTGCTAGTGGGCATGAGCGACGGCATGGCCAGCATAGCGCGGCCCCGGCCA
Protein-coding regions in this window:
- the BCK1 gene encoding mitogen-activated protein kinase kinase kinase (EggNog:ENOG503NVHJ; COG:T), whose translation is MYNPPGQRDATRPFHVPPPPPPMSPPPPTVGINNPMMTIPPPPPRHPNAPSTAGNVLLPPPPSGPPPNSGFPNSAIAPPSALGSTAPWHGTWGRAYDGRTAFNIPPPPPGGGAGGGGGGGSGGVLRAYDPKYHAQVLAAGNNGATYTVPPPPPPQQQQQQQQQQQQQQQQQQQQQQQQQQQQQQQQQQQQQQQQQQPQQQPQQQIDQMGALTSATYIPQGDTYGEGVGIPGLGLEDSAIGWNMGAYLESATATPLDESSGRDRLYANAMAQRGSSTTSNATVSSVSVPPELAAQWPMEKVLGWLQANSFSNHWQETFKYLGLDGARFLELGSSHGGRGNFGMMHQQVYPRLLALSGPEWNQAREREEGKRMRRLVRSIVTGRPVEVKGGRLGGGQQQSQHARQNSTSAPPAVTGGQTGNRSAESPNTPNPIKIPELGFSRRFSQSRATTMPTLSSTMPTDHRNMMKEIDTSRRHSPTLSESGEAGGTFRGGSTPLGGGGGNGGGRDSPSAGSPNPASGLFPSSTAGNLSASPHSSRFGHRSRNSTDSVSSSAAIYGSGVPADAAAMLKSGMNIADVVNAARNANDRRHAQDGGRPSPQESGGGDRSAGEPPGSAKGSGSFLSIFTRKKHGRKDDGFGGDEDSPTSPGLSFKPQSLGDNRPGSSAGTYGHHHAGNVRANRGGPRVFILATADCWNYRMLDVTDIETASDLRQLICINLGLPESEGAHLYPTELGRFEHDGEALDDSKLLAIKAQRADAIGTLKLFVRVGGPPQMRQTGAQIAMDEETYVKLNGRMRSSSSPPSSRQNTLTGKEGEDKMLTAEAIEYRTEQLRKQKEYLAKRKQVAENNHVADRSPSSSIVGRTVDFDQPRHSPFEDRKMDTLLPQRKPPAPPSDPSATLIKANSLKKTGHGLRLSGDSGYHPKRKTSSDLRSSGDVVFEKQKRWGPVADPSAGIGALLVGMSDGMASIARPRPGGGMMQQRQPSPHRVATEPITSQELQRGKKAMSTVNFGPAHQRERSGSGGGSPRPGGMPGSPGSYTWSSKNVPFLVPDYSPNGTPAPPPASRMPDGGRSSGNGCLDQNHNHQAQNGTIAKMRNVARAPSPGNVSPSSRRRPSDSFSNQAAVAKKRKSHGPDTDFTDNDVTFSASSTRASKKVDDSDSDDDSDDGLFAIPIAARNSGPDKGKTTAPAEGNSGDSDGASGTGTGKRPSLRLNTRSGSNSRAKKTLSVAFAASPQSSSAGGKTPLEDDDSGRSSSQRRGTPGTPQSEGGWDSEEKDSKISRRKSFIEKDVWANRPPTDALVNNLEDFFPDLDVDQPVLEEGLDQEPPSPIAEGDENNQGSASVPPLPPLPPGLSTGKLHTFYNDNDTLGSDESTLKALESRPVSMQSLAHRSIRRSGGGGGLGRMKSIREVARGANEFGKRYTQGPGQIDAQSSAAAAGNRNTNLMRRKSTKMFNANIVQIQPDRGSLNLAMGGLTTIPQDSLPTRSTNSRESIPKRQTTFRWFKGQLIGKGTFGRVYLGMNATTGEFLAVKEVEVNPKAAQGDKKKMQELVAALDQEIDTMQHLDHVNIVQYLGCERKETSISIFLEYISGGSIGSCLRKHGKFEEPVVASLTRQTLSGLAYLHREGILHRDLKADNILLDLDGTCKISDFGISKKTDNIYGNDKTNSMQGSVFWMAPEVIRSQGEGYSAKVDIWSLGCVVLEMFAGRRPWSKEEAVGAIYKIANGETPPIPEDIREVISPVAIAFMLDCFTVVSSERPTADVLLSQHPFCELDPTYSFLDTELYAKIAGRVNDLGRGQ